Proteins encoded together in one Otariodibacter oris window:
- a CDS encoding lactoferrin/transferrin family TonB-dependent receptor, with protein sequence MKNTVFNLNIISIALFSCLYIGHAIAETADTTQLNSVTVTGSKKKAQRKDNEITGLGKLVKNSDVLSKEQILNIRDLTRYDPGISVVEQGRGASSGYSIRGVDQNRVALLVDGLPQIQAYKIQKNWIGAESSGGSGAINEIEYENIRSVEISKGASSAEYGSGSLGGAVAFTTKEAKDIIKSGKSWGLQTKNAYSGKNHQLTNSLAFAGESNGIDAMIIYTHRSGKELQVHKDAGNYNHTTERVSGHISEYNLSSVIPNTKSTNGWFIIDGECNSPSQCDPKQLSVITRPTLPTRRTIPNYSPEEEADYLAHKHKTEVVNGNEYTGKDRIKPNPMDYSTDSWLARLGYQFTSKHYLGAIFEHTKQKYDIQDMSVPKYILDEELDNQAANQISSKGTYSGNNFLDGVFIRPDNRSNSHIGVRWARARFIDEEHTKVRKGILYRYNNEAKDSPIDHAELTFDNQKIEIDNFFHLNHCSEYPTVDKNCRVSLDKPFSYYQSERNIYEEDHKLVKLNLDKETKLGFTTHRINLLTGLDHFSSSLKIRDYFEENVVYNREFIDGKGTFNSPYRYSKGKASLVTLDHCVDNIYNCTTRNIDGSNYFLALRDHVSLGKYFEVGGGLRYDYHKMKSDDKWTGTGTYKTTSWNIGLVAKPTQYMSLSYRASTGFRVPSFYEQFGYRNSSLDKQYVSKLSPEKAFNQEIGINFRGNFGTLETSYFYNTYKDMIILAKTKESQNPSEFDYGYHNAQDITISGINLIGKIDWNGVYDEIPEGLYTSLAYNRIKPKKVKTRSSLTFIQSPLLDSLQPSRYVIGLGYDDPEGTWGANAVMTYSKGKSNAELLGTAQYEGANYESNATKKRTRHWRIYDLVGYYNVKDFLTLRAGIYNLFNTRYVTWESVRQSSVNSQHSQKGVTNYSRYAAPGRNYTLSLELKF encoded by the coding sequence ATGAAAAATACTGTTTTTAATCTTAATATCATTAGTATTGCTTTATTTTCTTGTTTATATATTGGGCATGCAATCGCAGAAACAGCAGATACAACACAATTAAACTCCGTTACTGTGACGGGCTCCAAAAAGAAAGCTCAACGTAAAGATAATGAAATAACAGGACTAGGTAAATTAGTCAAAAATAGTGATGTACTAAGTAAAGAACAAATATTAAATATTAGAGATCTAACTCGCTATGATCCTGGTATTTCTGTTGTTGAACAAGGCAGGGGAGCATCTAGTGGTTATTCTATCCGAGGTGTTGATCAAAACCGTGTTGCCTTATTAGTAGATGGACTTCCACAAATCCAAGCTTATAAAATTCAAAAAAATTGGATCGGCGCCGAATCTTCTGGAGGTAGTGGCGCAATCAATGAAATAGAATACGAAAACATCCGCTCAGTTGAAATAAGTAAAGGAGCAAGTTCTGCTGAATATGGTAGTGGCTCTCTTGGTGGAGCGGTCGCTTTTACAACAAAAGAAGCAAAAGATATCATTAAATCCGGTAAATCTTGGGGACTTCAAACTAAAAATGCATACAGTGGCAAAAATCATCAATTGACAAATTCTCTTGCTTTTGCTGGTGAATCTAATGGCATTGATGCAATGATTATTTACACACATCGTTCTGGTAAAGAGTTACAAGTACATAAAGATGCAGGCAATTATAACCATACAACAGAAAGAGTAAGTGGTCATATAAGTGAATACAACCTAAGTAGTGTTATACCTAATACAAAATCAACAAATGGTTGGTTTATTATTGATGGGGAGTGTAATTCGCCAAGCCAATGTGATCCAAAACAATTGTCTGTAATTACTAGACCGACTCTACCAACTCGAAGAACTATCCCAAATTATTCTCCTGAAGAAGAAGCTGATTACCTTGCTCATAAACATAAAACAGAAGTAGTTAATGGTAATGAATATACAGGTAAAGATCGTATAAAGCCTAATCCTATGGATTATAGTACCGACTCATGGTTGGCTAGATTAGGCTATCAATTTACTTCAAAGCATTATTTAGGGGCTATTTTTGAACATACTAAACAAAAATATGATATTCAAGATATGTCTGTTCCTAAATATATATTGGATGAAGAACTTGATAACCAAGCAGCTAATCAGATTAGTAGTAAAGGTACATATAGTGGTAATAACTTTCTTGATGGAGTATTCATTAGACCTGATAATAGATCTAATAGTCATATAGGTGTCCGCTGGGCAAGGGCTAGATTTATCGATGAAGAGCACACCAAAGTCCGCAAAGGTATCTTATATCGTTATAACAATGAAGCTAAAGATAGTCCTATTGATCATGCTGAATTAACCTTTGATAATCAAAAAATTGAGATAGATAATTTCTTCCACCTCAATCATTGTTCAGAATATCCAACTGTCGATAAAAACTGTCGAGTGAGTTTAGATAAACCATTTTCTTATTACCAGTCAGAAAGAAATATTTATGAGGAAGATCATAAATTAGTAAAACTTAATTTAGATAAGGAAACTAAATTAGGATTTACAACTCATCGTATCAATTTACTTACTGGATTAGATCACTTCTCTTCTTCTCTAAAAATTAGGGATTATTTTGAAGAAAATGTTGTATATAACAGAGAATTTATCGATGGAAAAGGAACCTTCAATTCACCATATCGTTATTCAAAAGGTAAAGCCTCTTTAGTAACCTTGGATCATTGCGTAGATAATATTTACAACTGTACTACTCGTAATATAGATGGCTCTAATTACTTTTTAGCATTACGTGATCATGTATCTTTAGGCAAGTATTTTGAAGTAGGTGGAGGACTGCGTTACGATTATCACAAAATGAAATCTGACGATAAATGGACAGGAACGGGAACATATAAAACAACCTCTTGGAATATTGGTCTTGTTGCAAAACCTACCCAATACATGTCTCTTTCCTATAGAGCATCTACCGGATTTAGAGTACCAAGTTTCTATGAACAATTTGGATATCGTAATTCATCTCTAGATAAACAATATGTGAGTAAACTCTCTCCAGAAAAAGCTTTTAATCAGGAAATTGGTATCAATTTTAGAGGGAATTTTGGTACGTTAGAAACTAGCTATTTTTATAATACCTATAAAGATATGATTATTCTTGCAAAAACCAAAGAATCTCAAAATCCGTCAGAATTTGATTATGGTTACCATAATGCGCAAGACATTACGATTTCAGGCATTAACTTGATTGGTAAAATTGATTGGAATGGTGTATATGATGAAATTCCAGAGGGTCTTTATACATCACTTGCATATAATCGAATAAAACCCAAAAAAGTGAAAACTCGCTCATCTTTAACTTTTATTCAAAGCCCGCTACTTGATTCATTACAGCCTTCTCGCTACGTTATTGGGCTAGGTTATGATGACCCAGAAGGTACCTGGGGAGCTAATGCTGTTATGACTTATTCAAAAGGGAAAAGTAATGCAGAACTCCTTGGTACTGCTCAATATGAGGGAGCAAACTATGAATCAAATGCAACGAAAAAACGGACTAGACATTGGAGAATATACGATTTAGTTGGATACTATAATGTGAAGGATTTCTTAACATTAAGAGCGGGGATTTATAATCTATTTAATACTCGCTACGTAACTTGGGAATCTGTTCGCCAATCTTCAGTGAACTCACAACATTCCCAAAAAGGTGTGACAAATTATTCTCGTTATGCAGCTCCAGGTAGAAATTATACCCTTTCATTAGAATTAAAATTCTAA
- a CDS encoding NAD(P)/FAD-dependent oxidoreductase, with translation MKQYDVVVIGAGAAGLFCAAQLGQNGKSVAVLDNGKKIGRKILMSGGGFCNFTNLEVTPNHYLSQNPHFVKSALSRYTQWDFISLVASHGISYHEKELGQLFCDESSQQIVDLLQAECEKGKVDIQLRQAVTSVEKITNLFHIQTAYESYQTENLVIATGGLSMAGLGASPFGYKIAEQFGLPIVPVRASLVPFTWKESDKPFASLSGIALPVRVTSQNQSFYNQMLFTHRGLSGPAILQISNYWEMGNTVEIDLLPAESILSILDDLRQSSPKLMLKTVLSRYLPKKLVDLWFEQKQLKDKIIAELSKSELNFLEQFIHHWHFLPNGTEGYRTAEVTMGGVDTHYISSKTMEVNNVKGLYFIGEVLDVTGWLGGYNFQWAWSSAFACATGILATKK, from the coding sequence ATGAAACAGTATGATGTGGTAGTTATTGGCGCTGGTGCGGCAGGATTATTTTGTGCAGCACAGTTGGGACAGAATGGAAAATCGGTCGCAGTATTAGACAATGGTAAAAAGATTGGTCGAAAAATTTTAATGTCTGGCGGCGGTTTTTGTAATTTTACTAATTTAGAGGTTACGCCGAATCACTATCTTAGCCAAAATCCTCATTTTGTGAAATCAGCACTATCACGTTATACCCAATGGGATTTTATTTCGTTGGTGGCAAGTCATGGGATTAGTTATCATGAAAAAGAGTTGGGGCAATTGTTTTGTGATGAAAGCTCGCAACAAATTGTTGATTTGTTACAAGCGGAATGTGAGAAAGGCAAAGTTGATATTCAGCTGAGACAAGCGGTGACTTCCGTCGAAAAAATTACAAATTTATTCCATATTCAGACCGCTTATGAGAGTTATCAAACAGAAAATCTGGTGATTGCAACGGGAGGACTTTCAATGGCTGGGTTAGGAGCTAGTCCGTTCGGGTATAAGATTGCGGAGCAGTTTGGCTTACCAATCGTACCCGTTCGAGCCAGTTTAGTACCGTTCACTTGGAAAGAGAGCGATAAACCTTTCGCCTCACTTTCTGGGATTGCATTACCTGTTCGAGTAACGAGCCAAAATCAAAGTTTCTATAATCAAATGTTGTTTACGCACAGAGGATTATCTGGCCCTGCTATTTTACAAATCTCAAATTATTGGGAAATGGGGAATACGGTCGAAATTGATTTATTACCCGCAGAATCAATCTTATCCATTTTAGACGATCTTCGCCAATCTTCACCAAAATTGATGCTAAAAACCGTATTAAGTCGCTATCTTCCTAAAAAATTAGTCGATCTATGGTTTGAGCAGAAACAACTGAAAGATAAGATTATTGCAGAGTTAAGTAAATCAGAACTGAATTTTCTTGAGCAATTTATCCACCATTGGCATTTCTTACCGAATGGTACAGAAGGGTATCGCACCGCAGAAGTCACAATGGGCGGAGTCGATACGCATTATATTTCTTCCAAAACAATGGAAGTTAATAATGTAAAAGGGTTGTATTTTATTGGCGAAGTACTGGACGTAACCGGTTGGCTTGGTGGCTATAATTTCCAGTGGGCTTGGTCATCTGCTTTTGCTTGTGCAACGGGGATTCTAGCAACTAAAAAATAG